One genomic region from Siniperca chuatsi isolate FFG_IHB_CAS linkage group LG18, ASM2008510v1, whole genome shotgun sequence encodes:
- the erbin gene encoding erbin isoform X2, with amino-acid sequence MSKRSLFVRLVPCRCLRGEEEAVTSLDYSHCSLETVPKEIFSFEKTLQELYLDANQIEELPKQLFNCQLLHRLSMPDNDLTVLPAAIANLINLRELDVSKNSIQEFPENIKNCKVLAIVEASVNPISKLPEGFTQLLSLTQLYLNDAFLEFLPASFGRLTKLQILELRENQLKMLPKSMHKLTQLERLDLGSNEFTEVPEVLEQLTGIKELWIDGNRLTFLPGMLGTLKQLVYLDVSKNNLEMVDEQICGCESLQDLLLSNNALTQLPGSIGSLKKLTALKVDENQLMYLPDSIGGLASLDELDCSFNEIEALPSFIGQCVSIRTFAADHNFLTRLPPEMGNWKNATVLFLHSNKLESLPEEMGDMQKLKVINLSNNKLKNLPYSFTKLNQMTAMWLSENQSKPLIPLQKEEDPETHKTVLTNYMFPQQIRTEDYIPNSDSESFNPALWEEQRKHRAQVAFECDEDKDERETPPREGNLKRYPTPYPDELKNMVKTAQTVAHRLREDESSDESGKDAKPIERNHIGVQDVGVKVIEAPCPNGMASDVDPQVSTNTYPPAPESKDTSESYSSQKVPLKSSGGSMMNHEDTLEDSDELSDEEEEMKIAEMRPPLIEISINQPKVVTLNDADSLLDETVANSNQNNSNCSSPSRMSDSVSLTTDSSQDNSLCTPEREAKMPFLPKSRQDENMNQPKDSTPLLHNGNGSETSLQALLKTQQTPPEKMGDYDLSMEARLAFIEKGINNGMGETYTKWDQINMNVSKLPTDNMVQLDEVDKTKNGSVTQEDFDSKQGFSNNNMEHFLNGNQQVSDFINSLGDKSQAMRVETSAAHVASTGVTASSDMSLSRSTEELSPEKRCSAPQVMKSHSVSNIETGGLKLYSFDGDSDSYDTAGTTRMAGAGPGPGAQGQSIVRSKSASQLLNDQTLQVYPSSSASSSDLLSSSKPPASTSRYPVSSSMAMGIPPPQYNIQYTSSAMPKEGLWTQRTPMPPEHQGYLPPPPHSLANTNYSNRNQAPPYPLQHQQRGHPMGPKPSGDMWTKERHHSTGGQSRSSTLQRQSSTASTASMGDPRRMQVPDGEYMTYRDIHTLARGPLAMSQAMQRPLSARTYSIDVPGASRPLSTKPQPHELPERTMSVSDFNYQHSSPSKRPNTRVKSEHSLLEGPGQVSGGVGAGRVPADWRDQVMRHIEAKKIEKDDVFGPQGQQSYTMDPHRKVPLMNGQMGPSVRPQMSQATMARHPSREQLIDYLMLKVSHQPQGPPRIPHDTLQEIRVKLEKNPELGFSISGGVGGRGNPFRPDDNGIFVTRVQPEGPASKILQPGDKIIQANGYSFVNIDHGNAVALLKTFPNTVDLTIIREMQA; translated from the exons ATGTCCAAGCGGAGCTTATTTGTTCGTCTGGTGCCGTGCCGCTGCTTGCggggtgaggaggaggcagTAACATCGCTGGACTACTCCCACTGCAGCCTGGAGACTGTTCCTAAGGAGATCTTTAGCTTTGAGAAGACCCTGCAGGAACTCTACCTCGATGCCAACCAGATCGAGGAGCTGCCTAAA CAACTGTTTAACTGCCAGTTACTCCACCGACTGAGCATGCCAGATAATGACCTAACAGTTTTGCCAGCAGCAATCGCAAACCTCATCAATCTCAGGGAGCTTGATGTCAGCAAAAACA GTATCCAGGAGTTTCCAGAAAACATTAAGAATTGCAAAGTCCTGGCTATTGTAGAAGCCAGTGTGAATCCCATATCCAA GCTCCCAGAAGGCTTCACCCAGCTTCTAAGTCTGACGCAGCTCTACCTGAATGATGCCTTTCTGGAGTTCCTACCAGCCAGCTTTGGCAG GTTGACTAAACTACAGATCTTGGAGCTGAGGGAGAACCAGTTAAAGATGTTGCCAAA AAGCATGCACAAGCTCACGCAGCTGGAGAGGTTGGACCTGGGGAGTAATGAGTTTACTGAAGTG CCTGAGGTGTTGGAGCAGCTGACTGGAATCAAGGAGCTGTGGATTGATGGGAACAGACTGACGTTTTTACCTGGG ATGCTGGGGACGCTAAAACAGCTCGTATACCTGGATGTGTCAAAAAACAACCTGGAGATGGTAGATGAGCAAATATGTGGCTGTGAAAGTCTGCAGGACCTCTTGCTTTCCAACAATGCCCTCACACAGCTGCCAGGCTCCATCG GGTCACTGAAGAAACTGACTGCACTGAAAGTGGATGAGAACCAGCTGATGTACTTGCCTGACTCAATTGGAGG GCTGGCATCTTTGGATGAGCTGGACTGCAGTTTCAATGAGATCGAAGCCTTGCCCTCTTTCATCGGCCAGTGTGTCAGCATACGCACATTTGCTGCAGATCACAACTTCCTTACCCGGCTTCCCCCTGAG ATGGGCAACTGGAAGAATGCAACTGTGCTGTTCCTTCATTCCAACAAGCTAGAGTCTTTGCCTGAGGAGATGGGTGACATGCAGAAGCTCAAGGTCATCAATCTCAGCAACAACAA GTTAAAAAATCTTCCCTACAGTTTCACTAAACTGAACCAGATGACTGCAATGTGGCTGTCTGAAAATCAG TCAAAGCCCCTGATCCCTCTCCAGAAAGAGGAGGATCCAGAGACACACAAAACTGTGTTGACCAACTACATGTTCCCCCAGCAAATCAGGACTGAGGACT acatTCCCAACTCTGACTCTGAAAGCTTCAATCCAGCTCTCTGGGAGGAACAACGCAAGCACCGAGCTCAGGTGGCCTTTGAGTGTGACGAGGACAAGGATGAGAGAGAAACACCCCCAAGG GAGGGAAACCTGAAGCGCTACCCTACACCATACCCAGACGAGCTGAAGAACATGGTGAAGACAGCCCAGACTGTGGCTCACAGGTTGAGGGAGGATGAATCGAGTGACGAGTCGGGGAAAGATGCAAAACCAATTGAGAGGAACCACATTGGAGTGCAGGACGTGGGAGTTAAG GTGATAGAGGCCCCCTGTCCTAACGGCATGGCATCAGACGTGGACCCCCAAGTATCTACCAACACATACCCCCCTGCCCCTGAATCGAAAGACACTTCAGAGTCTTACAGCTCTCAGAAAGTCCCACTCAAATCTTCAGGGGGCTCTATGATGAACCACGAGGACACACTGGAG GATTCTGACGAGCTGtctgatgaagaagaggagatgaaaaTTGCAGAGATGAGACCCCCTCTTATCGAGATCTCCATCAACCAGCCTAAAGTAGTGACTTTAA ATGATGCAGACTCTTTGCTGGATGAGACAGTGGCCAACAGCAACCAGAACAACAGTAACTGTTCATCGCCATCACGAATGTCTGACTCAGTGTCTCTGACCACAGACAGCAGTCAGGACAACTCTCTGTGCACCCCGGAGAGAGAGGCAAAGATGCCCTTCCTACCAAAAAGCCG gCAAGATGAGAATATGAACCAGCCTAAAGACTCCACCCCTCTCCTCCATAATGGCAATGGCTCTGAAACGTCCCTTCAGGCCCTTTTGAAAACCCAGCAGACCCCGCCAGAGAAAATGGGTGACTACGACCTTTCCATGGAAGCCAGACTGGCCTTCATTGAGAAGGGAATTAACAACGGCATGGGAGAAACCTACACCAAGTGGGACCAGATAAATATGAACGTGTCCAAGTTGCCAACCGACAACATGGTTCAGTTGGATGAGGTGGACAAAACCAAGAATGGTTCAGTAACCCAGGAGGACTTTGACAGCAAGCAGGGTTTTAGCAATAACAACATGGAGCATTTTCTGAATGGAAACCAGCAGGTCAGTGACTTCATCAATAGTCTCGGGGACAAAAGCCAAGCGATGAGAGTAGAGACATCTGCTGCGCATGTGGCCTCGACAGGCGTGACAGCCAGCAGTGACATGTCTTTGTCTCGCAGCACAGAGGAACTGTCTCCAGAGAAAAGGTGCAGTGCCCCGCAGGTGATGAAGTCTCACAGTGTCAGCAACATAGAAACAGGGGGCTTGAAGCTATACTCCTTTGATGGGGACAGTGACTCCTATGACACAGCAGGAACGACTAGGATGGCAGGAGCCGGCCCAGGGCCAGGAGCTCAGGGCCAGAGCATAGTCAGGAGCAAGTCAGCCAGTCAGTTACTCAACGACCAGACACTCCAGGTCTACCCCAGCTCCTCTGCATCTTCCTCCgaccttctctcctcctctaaGCCCCCTGCCAGCACCAGCAGATATCCAGTTTCCTCCAGCATGGCCATGGGCATCCCTCCTCCTCagtacaatatacagtacacaagTAGTGCCATGCCTAAAGAGGGCCTCTGGACCCAGAGGACGCCCATGCCCCCAGAGCACCAAGGctacctccctcctcctccacactcTCTAGCCAACACCAACTACTCCAACCGCAATCAGGCACCTCCCTACCCTCTACAGCACCAGCAAAGGGGGCATCCCATGGGTCCCAAACCATCGGGGGACATGTGGACTAAAGAGAGACATCATTCTACTGGAGGCCAGTCTAGAAGCAGCACACTGCAGAGGCAAAGTAGCACCGCCTCCACAGCCTCCATGGGCGACCCGAGGCGCATGCAGGTACCTGACGGGGAATACATGACGTACAGGGACATTCACACCCTGGCCAGGGGGCCGCTGGCCATGAGCCAGGCCATGCAGAGGCCCCTCTCAGCTCGCACTTACAGCATCGATGTACCCGGAGCTTCCAGGCCTCTCAGCACCAAGCCGCAGCCCCACGAGCTTCCAGAGAGGACCATGTCTGTCAGCGATTTCAACTACCAGCACAGCAGCCCCAGCAAGAGGCCCAACACCAGGGTGAAGTCTGAGCACTCACTGCTGGAAGGGCCTGGACAGGTGTCAGGAGGAGTTGGAGCAGGAAGGGTGCCAGCTGACTGGAGAGACCAGGTGATGCGTCACATCGAGGCCAAGAAAATTGAAAAG GATGATGTGTTTGGTCCCCAAGGGCAGCAGAGCTACACCATGGACCCCCACAGAAAA GTGCCTTTGATGAATGGTCAAATGGGCCCTTCTGTTCGTCCTCAGATGAGCCAGGCGACCATGGCCCGCCACCCTTCCAGAGAGCAGCTCATTGATTACCTGATGCTCAAAGTCTCCCATCAGCCCCAGGGGCCCCCACGCATCCCGCATGACACACTGCAAGAG ATCCGTGTGAAATTGGAGAAGAATCCAGAGCTGGGTTTCAGTATATCAGGAGGAGTGGGAGGCCGGGGAAATCCCTTTCGTCCAGATGacaat GGTATATTTGTGACAAGGGTTCAACCTGAGGGACCAGCATCCAAGATTCTTCAGCCTGGAGATAAAATTATCCAG GCAAATGGATACAGTTTTGTGAATATCGATCACGGGAATGCAGTGGCCCTCCTGAAGACATTTCCAAACACTGTGGATTTGACTATCATAAGAGAAATGCAAGCATAG
- the erbin gene encoding erbin isoform X3, translated as MSKRSLFVRLVPCRCLRGEEEAVTSLDYSHCSLETVPKEIFSFEKTLQELYLDANQIEELPKQLFNCQLLHRLSMPDNDLTVLPAAIANLINLRELDVSKNSIQEFPENIKNCKVLAIVEASVNPISKLPEGFTQLLSLTQLYLNDAFLEFLPASFGRLTKLQILELRENQLKMLPKSMHKLTQLERLDLGSNEFTEVPEVLEQLTGIKELWIDGNRLTFLPGMLGTLKQLVYLDVSKNNLEMVDEQICGCESLQDLLLSNNALTQLPGSIGSLKKLTALKVDENQLMYLPDSIGGLASLDELDCSFNEIEALPSFIGQCVSIRTFAADHNFLTRLPPEMGNWKNATVLFLHSNKLESLPEEMGDMQKLKVINLSNNKLKNLPYSFTKLNQMTAMWLSENQSKPLIPLQKEEDPETHKTVLTNYMFPQQIRTEDYIPNSDSESFNPALWEEQRKHRAQVAFECDEDKDERETPPREGNLKRYPTPYPDELKNMVKTAQTVAHRLREDESSDESGKDAKPIERNHIGVQDVGVKVIEAPCPNGMASDVDPQVSTNTYPPAPESKDTSESYSSQKVPLKSSGGSMMNHEDTLEDSDELSDEEEEMKIAEMRPPLIEISINQPKVVTLSKDKKDDADSLLDETVANSNQNNSNCSSPSRMSDSVSLTTDSSQDNSLCTPEREAKMPFLPKSRQDENMNQPKDSTPLLHNGNGSETSLQALLKTQQTPPEKMGDYDLSMEARLAFIEKGINNGMGETYTKWDQINMNVSKLPTDNMVQLDEVDKTKNGSVTQEDFDSKQGFSNNNMEHFLNGNQQVSDFINSLGDKSQAMRVETSAAHVASTGVTASSDMSLSRSTEELSPEKRCSAPQVMKSHSVSNIETGGLKLYSFDGDSDSYDTAGTTRMAGAGPGPGAQGQSIVRSKSASQLLNDQTLQVYPSSSASSSDLLSSSKPPASTSRYPVSSSMAMGIPPPQYNIQYTSSAMPKEGLWTQRTPMPPEHQGYLPPPPHSLANTNYSNRNQAPPYPLQHQQRGHPMGPKPSGDMWTKERHHSTGGQSRSSTLQRQSSTASTASMGDPRRMQVPDGEYMTYRDIHTLARGPLAMSQAMQRPLSARTYSIDVPGASRPLSTKPQPHELPERTMSVSDFNYQHSSPSKRPNTRVKSEHSLLEGPGQVSGGVGAGRVPADWRDQVMRHIEAKKIEKNVLSRSYNSNNAPLSWSHYSSCRDMHASQGSLVFSSRDGQSYGALGFCDDVFGPQGQQSYTMDPHRKVPLMNGQMGPSVRPQMSQATMARHPSREQLIDYLMLKVSHQPQGPPRIPHDTLQEIRVKLEKNPELGFSISGGVGGRGNPFRPDDNGIFVTRVQPEGPASKILQPGDKIIQANGYSFVNIDHGNAVALLKTFPNTVDLTIIREMQA; from the exons ATGTCCAAGCGGAGCTTATTTGTTCGTCTGGTGCCGTGCCGCTGCTTGCggggtgaggaggaggcagTAACATCGCTGGACTACTCCCACTGCAGCCTGGAGACTGTTCCTAAGGAGATCTTTAGCTTTGAGAAGACCCTGCAGGAACTCTACCTCGATGCCAACCAGATCGAGGAGCTGCCTAAA CAACTGTTTAACTGCCAGTTACTCCACCGACTGAGCATGCCAGATAATGACCTAACAGTTTTGCCAGCAGCAATCGCAAACCTCATCAATCTCAGGGAGCTTGATGTCAGCAAAAACA GTATCCAGGAGTTTCCAGAAAACATTAAGAATTGCAAAGTCCTGGCTATTGTAGAAGCCAGTGTGAATCCCATATCCAA GCTCCCAGAAGGCTTCACCCAGCTTCTAAGTCTGACGCAGCTCTACCTGAATGATGCCTTTCTGGAGTTCCTACCAGCCAGCTTTGGCAG GTTGACTAAACTACAGATCTTGGAGCTGAGGGAGAACCAGTTAAAGATGTTGCCAAA AAGCATGCACAAGCTCACGCAGCTGGAGAGGTTGGACCTGGGGAGTAATGAGTTTACTGAAGTG CCTGAGGTGTTGGAGCAGCTGACTGGAATCAAGGAGCTGTGGATTGATGGGAACAGACTGACGTTTTTACCTGGG ATGCTGGGGACGCTAAAACAGCTCGTATACCTGGATGTGTCAAAAAACAACCTGGAGATGGTAGATGAGCAAATATGTGGCTGTGAAAGTCTGCAGGACCTCTTGCTTTCCAACAATGCCCTCACACAGCTGCCAGGCTCCATCG GGTCACTGAAGAAACTGACTGCACTGAAAGTGGATGAGAACCAGCTGATGTACTTGCCTGACTCAATTGGAGG GCTGGCATCTTTGGATGAGCTGGACTGCAGTTTCAATGAGATCGAAGCCTTGCCCTCTTTCATCGGCCAGTGTGTCAGCATACGCACATTTGCTGCAGATCACAACTTCCTTACCCGGCTTCCCCCTGAG ATGGGCAACTGGAAGAATGCAACTGTGCTGTTCCTTCATTCCAACAAGCTAGAGTCTTTGCCTGAGGAGATGGGTGACATGCAGAAGCTCAAGGTCATCAATCTCAGCAACAACAA GTTAAAAAATCTTCCCTACAGTTTCACTAAACTGAACCAGATGACTGCAATGTGGCTGTCTGAAAATCAG TCAAAGCCCCTGATCCCTCTCCAGAAAGAGGAGGATCCAGAGACACACAAAACTGTGTTGACCAACTACATGTTCCCCCAGCAAATCAGGACTGAGGACT acatTCCCAACTCTGACTCTGAAAGCTTCAATCCAGCTCTCTGGGAGGAACAACGCAAGCACCGAGCTCAGGTGGCCTTTGAGTGTGACGAGGACAAGGATGAGAGAGAAACACCCCCAAGG GAGGGAAACCTGAAGCGCTACCCTACACCATACCCAGACGAGCTGAAGAACATGGTGAAGACAGCCCAGACTGTGGCTCACAGGTTGAGGGAGGATGAATCGAGTGACGAGTCGGGGAAAGATGCAAAACCAATTGAGAGGAACCACATTGGAGTGCAGGACGTGGGAGTTAAG GTGATAGAGGCCCCCTGTCCTAACGGCATGGCATCAGACGTGGACCCCCAAGTATCTACCAACACATACCCCCCTGCCCCTGAATCGAAAGACACTTCAGAGTCTTACAGCTCTCAGAAAGTCCCACTCAAATCTTCAGGGGGCTCTATGATGAACCACGAGGACACACTGGAG GATTCTGACGAGCTGtctgatgaagaagaggagatgaaaaTTGCAGAGATGAGACCCCCTCTTATCGAGATCTCCATCAACCAGCCTAAAGTAGTGACTTTAAGTAAGGACAAAAAAG ATGATGCAGACTCTTTGCTGGATGAGACAGTGGCCAACAGCAACCAGAACAACAGTAACTGTTCATCGCCATCACGAATGTCTGACTCAGTGTCTCTGACCACAGACAGCAGTCAGGACAACTCTCTGTGCACCCCGGAGAGAGAGGCAAAGATGCCCTTCCTACCAAAAAGCCG gCAAGATGAGAATATGAACCAGCCTAAAGACTCCACCCCTCTCCTCCATAATGGCAATGGCTCTGAAACGTCCCTTCAGGCCCTTTTGAAAACCCAGCAGACCCCGCCAGAGAAAATGGGTGACTACGACCTTTCCATGGAAGCCAGACTGGCCTTCATTGAGAAGGGAATTAACAACGGCATGGGAGAAACCTACACCAAGTGGGACCAGATAAATATGAACGTGTCCAAGTTGCCAACCGACAACATGGTTCAGTTGGATGAGGTGGACAAAACCAAGAATGGTTCAGTAACCCAGGAGGACTTTGACAGCAAGCAGGGTTTTAGCAATAACAACATGGAGCATTTTCTGAATGGAAACCAGCAGGTCAGTGACTTCATCAATAGTCTCGGGGACAAAAGCCAAGCGATGAGAGTAGAGACATCTGCTGCGCATGTGGCCTCGACAGGCGTGACAGCCAGCAGTGACATGTCTTTGTCTCGCAGCACAGAGGAACTGTCTCCAGAGAAAAGGTGCAGTGCCCCGCAGGTGATGAAGTCTCACAGTGTCAGCAACATAGAAACAGGGGGCTTGAAGCTATACTCCTTTGATGGGGACAGTGACTCCTATGACACAGCAGGAACGACTAGGATGGCAGGAGCCGGCCCAGGGCCAGGAGCTCAGGGCCAGAGCATAGTCAGGAGCAAGTCAGCCAGTCAGTTACTCAACGACCAGACACTCCAGGTCTACCCCAGCTCCTCTGCATCTTCCTCCgaccttctctcctcctctaaGCCCCCTGCCAGCACCAGCAGATATCCAGTTTCCTCCAGCATGGCCATGGGCATCCCTCCTCCTCagtacaatatacagtacacaagTAGTGCCATGCCTAAAGAGGGCCTCTGGACCCAGAGGACGCCCATGCCCCCAGAGCACCAAGGctacctccctcctcctccacactcTCTAGCCAACACCAACTACTCCAACCGCAATCAGGCACCTCCCTACCCTCTACAGCACCAGCAAAGGGGGCATCCCATGGGTCCCAAACCATCGGGGGACATGTGGACTAAAGAGAGACATCATTCTACTGGAGGCCAGTCTAGAAGCAGCACACTGCAGAGGCAAAGTAGCACCGCCTCCACAGCCTCCATGGGCGACCCGAGGCGCATGCAGGTACCTGACGGGGAATACATGACGTACAGGGACATTCACACCCTGGCCAGGGGGCCGCTGGCCATGAGCCAGGCCATGCAGAGGCCCCTCTCAGCTCGCACTTACAGCATCGATGTACCCGGAGCTTCCAGGCCTCTCAGCACCAAGCCGCAGCCCCACGAGCTTCCAGAGAGGACCATGTCTGTCAGCGATTTCAACTACCAGCACAGCAGCCCCAGCAAGAGGCCCAACACCAGGGTGAAGTCTGAGCACTCACTGCTGGAAGGGCCTGGACAGGTGTCAGGAGGAGTTGGAGCAGGAAGGGTGCCAGCTGACTGGAGAGACCAGGTGATGCGTCACATCGAGGCCAAGAAAATTGAAAAG AATGTGCTGTCTCGCTCCTATAATTCCAATAATGCTCCGCTGAGCTGGTCTCACTACAGCAGCTGTAGGGATATGCATGCCAGCCAAGGGTCTCTGGTTTTTAGTTCCAGGGACGGACAGTCCTACGGAGCTCTGGGCTTCTGT GATGATGTGTTTGGTCCCCAAGGGCAGCAGAGCTACACCATGGACCCCCACAGAAAA GTGCCTTTGATGAATGGTCAAATGGGCCCTTCTGTTCGTCCTCAGATGAGCCAGGCGACCATGGCCCGCCACCCTTCCAGAGAGCAGCTCATTGATTACCTGATGCTCAAAGTCTCCCATCAGCCCCAGGGGCCCCCACGCATCCCGCATGACACACTGCAAGAG ATCCGTGTGAAATTGGAGAAGAATCCAGAGCTGGGTTTCAGTATATCAGGAGGAGTGGGAGGCCGGGGAAATCCCTTTCGTCCAGATGacaat GGTATATTTGTGACAAGGGTTCAACCTGAGGGACCAGCATCCAAGATTCTTCAGCCTGGAGATAAAATTATCCAG GCAAATGGATACAGTTTTGTGAATATCGATCACGGGAATGCAGTGGCCCTCCTGAAGACATTTCCAAACACTGTGGATTTGACTATCATAAGAGAAATGCAAGCATAG